In Dermacentor silvarum isolate Dsil-2018 chromosome 10, BIME_Dsil_1.4, whole genome shotgun sequence, the genomic stretch CCAAAGCGCACCGTTTCAACAGTCGTCATTCCCCAACTCTTTGCAATCCTTTCCATACCTGCCAGGCACCTGCTTTTTTGCCACATTTTGACCCATAATTTGAACAAATTCTCGCCAATCTTGGTGTAAAGGCACATTCCACTGGTCAAAAGGACATAATTGCCGCTAAGAAGAAATACGCAGTTACTGTTGTCTTTTTAGCGGTGATTATGTCCTTTAGTAAGCACCATGTAGGCCAAGAAAAAGGTCCCACTGGTTGACCTGAAGCATTCACCTAAATCGTTGAGTGAGTGTACAGATTTCGCCCATCTGAGTCTTCACAGATAATAAGTTAACTATCAAATTTGCCAGCGAGAAACAACATTCAGCCTTCTTGGGTGCTAACATCTCAAGCTAAGCCCCATAATGTGAAAATTTCTACGGTACTTTCCAATCAGCCTGGTCCACTGCACAGTTGAATATGCAATGAATTACCATGCAAAGTGTTTCTCAAAGGGGCCCCGAAACGTTTTTTtaacatagtaaaaaaaaaaaaaaaaaaaacactgccgaTCTGTCcatagaggctgctgtgaacatttgatcaaaatattattgcactgcatgcagtagGGAATTTACAATCTTCGTGTCAAAAGCAGTAAATAGTCGCTTGCTTTCGCGCGAAAATCTGCTATGTAGTCATCAAAAGCAGCTGGCCCACCAACGCTACTGGCTGATTTCatgatcgcgagaacattctcagtaatgcATAATTAATTTGGAGTtatataaatgaaaaatatatatgtctgcagtcacaaaaatacagaaaaatcatttcatctttgcactgcgtGTAGTTGCGCGTGGCTTCTGAGATGGCAGCGGTGTGCTGCGTAGCGTAGTCCACTGCAACCGCCATGGGGTGCCGCGACAAGTCCTTTTGCCACCACGACACTAAATGTTTGGCCGAGGCTTTACCCTCCTGGCTTTCAGCGCGACAGCGGAATAAAAACAGAGAGAAAGCCGGATATCGGTGCAATAATTCCGCTTATAGTTAAAAGATTTGGAAAACTTTTGCGGTATGCGATTTGTGGGGTGATGCACTTTAAGGGTGAGGCCATTCtacgattagttagaaaagtgtttcagggcctctttaaatACAGTCAAATCTCAATTTAACGAATGCGGATATCGTATAATGAAGTAAACCTCGTACTCGTCAATTTATTTGCAACGATCACCATGTAGGCCTATAACGAATACTTGATATAACAAAGATATTTTCATGTCGGATGTGATCCTCATTTACATTGGAGTGATATATGCTTCTAAAGGAGAAATTATAAGTTAAGTTATAGAAAATGTTTTCAGTTACCCAACTAACATGACAGTCCTACAGAGCTCAAATGCACTGTACTTGTAGCCAGAGTATCCATTACAGACAGTGGCttgttgggctggttggtacatagACTAGGAGAATGCTAGCAAacttgaaaaaggaaaaaaaattcgaGAGGCAGACATAaacaaagcgacaggaaggtggctggactaacaactgatcTTTATTCTTGAAAACAGCTTCCCCAAGTCCGTACTGAATATGTGCAAGGCACAACATATCAAATTCACGTTAATCACCTTGTCTATACATGGCAACACTGTTCAAGGTATTGAAGCTCTTTATTAGTAAGGGACACCGATGGCACGCTTACATACTTTTTGGGGCCAAATTTAGAAAAGTGATGCGCTGCAATCAACTCTCTTTCCTGCTGCGTCTTGGCCTTCCCCATGACAGATACATTGCTGAAGATAGGAGTGCAACCGCACTGCTTACAACGTTGCAAAAGATTACCGCCCATGCCTGTAGGTACGAGATTAGCATGTTCACGCAGCGACCGGTTTCCCCTATGTATTCCTTGCCACTACACGTGTCGCACATTCAAAACTTTGTGACATGCATGGTATTGCAGGCACTTTCACAAACCGAGCTGCGAGACCCTACTGCATTAAGGAGAGAGAATGTACGCAAGATGATGATTTAATCACCATCTAGCGTGCACTTCTTTTCTTTACAGTAACCATTTCTTTTCTTCAACCTTTCTCTCACAAACAATAGTCAGATTATGCACTCCAAGAAAAGTCTGCAACCTTTGAGGCGTATCTTGCCCCCAAAAATAATTGTCATCTAtcttccgtgctttttttttttttaacgctgtgTGTATGGTACTCCCAAGTCACGAACGACATACACATTATCAGCATGACAAAGCATTTTTGACAGAAAACTGGTGAACACAGTTTTCAAAACAGGAAACACAGGCAAGTcaatgacaattgtttgtggtcAAGATGTGCCCCAAAGGGATGTAAACATTTTTTACAGCGTTGTCTGAGGTTATGATAAGCTCCAAAAGGTGCAAATTTAGTCTTGTGCAGTAGAACTACACTTCCAAGGGTGTAGAATTTTTAGCAATGTATTGTGTGTGAACTTACACActaaagggtgcaaacttttagAGTGCCACCTCCCTATTTAAATTACActgcactgtaaaaaaatttaTACCATTTGGCATGTATCTAGTcaccaaacaataatcgtcatctgtcttgcttgcacTTCCTTTCCTGAAAGCTCTGCActcactactttcctgtcacgaatgctatgtcacgctgataatgtGCATGCCATTTGTGACTTATATGTACCATGTGTACAGTTTTATAGAATGAAAAAGCATGCAAGATAGACAACGATCATTCACTGCAAAAATAGTTACACCTTTCGGTTCTGTTTCTGTtgcacaacaataatcgtcatctatcttgcaTGCCTTTTCTTTATTTAATGCCACGCGTCCTGTACTTCCAGCTTGCAAATGGCATGTGCGCTATCGGCGTGgcatagcattcttgacaggaaagtagcgagcacagagttttcaagaaaggaaactaAAGCAAGACAGATGACAGTTATTGCAAACTTTTTTTACACCCTTAGaatgtttacaccctttggggtgtatcttgtcccacaacaataatcgtcatctgcctacCTTGCTGGCCTTCAAAACTCTGCTCTTGATAcattcctgtcgagaatgctatgtcacacTAAACAAGCAATAACACACATGTCGTTTGTGACCTGGAAGTAACGGGCAGTGCcgcgttaaagaaagaaaatgtgggaAAGATAGATGACTATTGTTGTGGGATGAGATAAACCCCAAAGGTTGCAAgctttttttaagagtgtacagtgttgtttggggacaagataagccctaaAGGGTGTGATCTTTTGTTTCAAAGTGCACTCATAAATGCTCTTTTTAGGCAATTGTGGACCAATCTGAATAAAATTTGTTGcgcataaaagaaagaaaaaaagtcagaCATTTGAGCCTGTAGGGAGCAGAGTTAACTTTCACTAACTGAAAAAAAAGTTAACAATTTCAGAGGAACTGAAATATCAAGTCTATGATTCTCTAACATACTGTGATTCTGTGAGCAATCTGCTAGAATGCATGAAGTAGACAAAACTGACACATagtatgtttaaaaaaaaaaaaaaagtacaaaactGGCTCTTGCTGTGCAGGGGCAGCTGAGCACCAGATTCTTTTAGCAAACAGGCTGCTCTTGAATTAAATTCTTCAACTAAAACCAGCAGTACTCAATAAGTGTTAAGAATTTCAATATTTGCCACACCTCTAATCGCTTTGCATTATCGCACAAGTTGGCGTTTGAGAACAAGTGTATACCTCTGGAGAGTCAAATGGATACTTGGAGCTAAACTTGAAGAGGAGCTGGAACTTCTCTCCTTCATAAAGCGTGCCCTTGGCACCTTCCATGTCAACGATCCACCTGCAAGATGTGAATTGGCAGGTATGTAGGCACGCACAGCATTCATCGCCAAACTAAAGAGCAGCAGCCACTGCGCCTCATCTAAGCACCGACACACAGGATAACATTTTGCTCCCTGTTGAAAAATATTAACCTTATTCCACACCACTACAGGTAAGCTTGAATGCTCTACTGGGCTGTACAGTACACACCTACCTGTGTCAGACACCTAAAGGTTCAAGAAATGCACAACAGGATGCAAACGATTGTGAATATCAAACTCTAGTAGATTCAGTCCGGCTAATCAGGCGATTGGCATGATCAGGCGATTGGCATGGACAAGCAGACTACAAACAATGCAAAAGATACGTGGTATACGCATACCAGCAGCCGTGCTTTATCTCTTTCACTGACCTTTGCAGCATACCAGGACAGACATGGCAGATGCTATGACAAAGAATAGGATCCAACGAAACGAACGCCCTGTGCGTCGTGTGACACAAGGGAAACGGCACTTCCCATCGCAACGCGTGCGCGGGTGATAGTTGAGGCGATGTTGTCACCGGAAGCCGCTATTGCAAGGTCCCCCGCTCACTTCGTGCCTCGGAGTATGTAACAGGTAACTTGACGATCTAGCGCGATGGAGAAGGAGGGGCACATACTGCGTCAGGTTGGATCCAACGTTGTCCATGTCTACGCTCACACCCGGCGGTGGCTCTTTCTGCATGGAGAGCAGCTCCTTCTGAAGCCTCTTCTGAAAAAGAGTGGCGACTCCATTTCAATCGTGGATCCTTCTTCGTGAAATCGCGGCGGCACAATAAAGTGGGGAGGGGGGAAACACCTACTAGGAACAGACTGCCCGCACTGGACGTGGAAGGTGCGTCCATTAGATACTTGCATGCATTTGCTCCGAGAAGCGCCATTTCTGGGCCCCATGGAAAACGCAGAGAATAAACGCTCTGCGTTACGCGGGGCACCCGCAACAAACAAGCAATCGCGTCCGCTGAACGCCGCTACGCCAAAAGCAGGCGGCGAAGGCGATAACGCTAGGCGATCTGTTTTCGGATAGTTGCTGCTACGGAGCGACGAAGCTTCAAAAACCAACCTGCATTGACGCCATGGCGTTTTCGCTTGTGGTCGATTGCCCTTTCACTTGGACGGCGAATCCGGTAGCCTAGGCATCGCTACGAGTCCCATCATTCACACCAGCCGCTCCTGCGGCGAGGATAAACCATCTAAGAAAGCACGGTTCGGGGCACTTGTCACGGGTGAATCGCAAATGAACAGTCCCATAGAAATTACTGCAACGAGATGAACAACCTGCGAACCCACGTCGGAGTTGTATTCAGTGCTGGACAAAGTGTCAATCAGCTGGGAGCGCTTACCGTGTATCGAGGAGACAGCTGGCGCCACCTCTGTTATTCAATCTCTCCACGCGCTTCGGCGCCATTCGGCGGCTACTACGCTGCTACCTTCCGCTACCCGTTACCGTTGCTACGTGCTGCCTGCAGTTGCTGCGGCTGTAGGGGCTCTTTATTCTATGGGGGCTGTGGTTCATTGCATTGTTGAGCCACTGTTCGTATTCAATGGCCATTTCACTATCACATCGTTAGTTAATACTACTTGCGCCTGTCGCTGCTTCCTGCGTGAGCGTTCAGTCCTTCAGGCTTATGTTACCTTGTTTTTGGTTGTTTCCTTCGCGTTTCATGGTGTTTATTCCTCGTTTCCTCCAGCCTCATGGTGTGCGTAAAGCTGGTCACAAATGTAGATTCCAGTAGAGAATTCCAATACCGAGCTCCAGCGGATTTCGATGTGGCACTTGTTCTGAGCAGCTGCTTCGACCGACTGCTGACACACGCATCGTCATACATGCAGAACGTTCCTAGTTAAAAACGTTTCAGCCTCTTGGCTTGATATAAAAATGGCATAAATGAATGCAGAAAGACACGCTGGTTGCAAACGTACGTTTTTTTGCAAACCGGTACGCACAAAGTTTAATTTGTGCGTACGAGTGTGTCGTACCTGCTGAACAAGCATGCTGTTCAGTTTTACTGTCTATCAATATATAAAGTACAAGACAATATAATTTATCATGTCGTTGCTTTTACTTCCCTCACCGTCCACTGCATCAACGTGCATCAAGAGCAACTAATGGAGCGCCAATCCCGCGGCGCAAAAGTTCGCTAGGGGCGCTGCCGTCGGTGTTCGGTTCGGCTCTGATGAGCAGGGAGTCGAGGGAGTGTCCACGATTTGGTTCTGTGGTGCGGTGGACGGATTTTCCCAAGATTTGTGTTTTAATCGAGTGCTCGAACAGGAAAATACGAGGGTGCGCCCTCTTGCGAAATAAGCCAAGCCTGTGCCCATCAGCTCATCCTCCGGTAAGTCGCGCGGAAAAAACGGTGCGTCTCCCTTGCTCCCGTGACAGCGATCCAAAACTTTTCGATTGCACCGAGCTTTTGCACGGAAAAAGAAAGTAACCTATGAGGCTTAGCTTCGCCATGTTGCGATCGGCGACGCCCAAACGCTTTGCACCCGCTAAAATTCTCGTTCGCGAACGTCCTATTTCGCCTCAAAAATGGTCGATAATTCCTGTCTCCGTCGACCGCGACCGGAGCGCAGGGCTGGCCGAACCGGAGAGCAGCGTCCTCTGCGTGCTGCGGAGCTACGGACGCTGACCGTCACTATGGCCGGTTCGGAACGAAATTAGTAAACATTGCAAGCCGATTGCACACAGGCGGTCCGTTTGACAGCATCCACTTTGGCCACTTTCGAGCTCCGCGTGTGTTTGGGCGCGTCTGGGAGCTCTCTGGCGTACCTTACGATGCAACGAGCTTTATTGCAAACGATGTTACGCGCTCCGCTACCTGTTAGATCGCGCGCATTCCTCAGAGTGAGAGAGCCGGGCGGTATGTGCCACGAATGGGCGGAGGCGCAGGCGACCAGTTTTCCAGCGTGGTGTGTTTGTCCGTTGGCGCGTCATCAGCGATTCGAATCACTCTCTCGCTGCTGGCCTGCTGAGCGTTACTACGATCGCTGCCGCATCAAGATCTTGCGCGCGCATGGCATCTTTGCGGCGAGGTGGTGACCCAGAGGCGTGGCACAAGCCAGCTTTCGCTTGTTTGGCCGCGCGTAGCCCGAGGCAAGGACCGCCGTGCCATAGAAGAAAGGGGTCGGGGGGTGCGGCCGTTCAATTTGCGCTCAAACCAGAAAAGTAGATGTTTTGATCTGCCTCGGGTGGCCGCGATGGCTGTAGCGAGCCGATAATCGTCTTATCTGCCGCTTGCGTAAACGAGCGCATCCGTCGATTATTTTATTGTACGCGACGGAGCGTGAAAGCGGTTGCGGGCGTTGGACGCGAGACACGATTTCCGTTTGCTGCGCGGGGAAGAGCGGAATGTCAAGCACTGAAAAGCGCATGGCCGTGCGAGGTTTCGGAATGTCTCGTTGCAATGCGAAAGAGCGGTGAAGTTGCGCGCATTTGTGGCGAAATCGTTGTGGAAGAGCCTGACCTCAAATCTGCGTTTGGTATTGTGTAAAACACAGTGGAACGAGAAAAAGCGAGAAATGAAGCAACATCTGCAGATGCAATAGCACCGTTTGCACTCATTGAAAACTTGAAGAAAGCCGCGTTTTGCAGGAAAAGTTTAGCGCATCTGCACAGGCTGCTTTGCACTGTGTCTGCACCTATGATTACTCTCTTGTGACGATGGCGGATATAAATACACAGTTATGTCGTTTTACGGCAATACGATTGCATTTGGCAACAAGCGTCACACATTGAGTTGTCAACACATTATGTGCATATTCCATTACTTATTCCATTTGTGGGCTTATTGATAGCGAGCAACTGTaaatgaaagaagaaaacaaaataatttGTTGTGTACGTGTACAACCAGTGCATATGTCatcttcattttcatagcacaTGCGTTCTGTATTTCCTCAGTATGTTGATGAACACAATGGTGAACTCAGGGGGCATGTGTTATAGCTAAAAGAGTCAAATAAAACTTACTGTGGGAGGTTGATGTGCGATAGATGGGTTGCTTTTGGTTGTTCAGAGCCCACGCAGTGAAATCTTCCTTACTGTTACGTCTTTTGCAGCA encodes the following:
- the LOC119431404 gene encoding ubiquitin-conjugating enzyme E2 W isoform X1, which encodes MALLGANACKYLMDAPSTSSAGSLFLKRLQKELLSMQKEPPPGVSVDMDNVGSNLTQWIVDMEGAKGTLYEGEKFQLLFKFSSKYPFDSPEVTFLGPNIPVHPHVYSNGHICLSILTDDWSPALSVQSVCLSIVSMLSSCKEKKRPPDNSLYVKTCNKNPKKTKWWYHDDSV